From a single Intestinibaculum porci genomic region:
- a CDS encoding GH25 family lysozyme produces the protein MKKKLIYSGVIALVVAGLIVAGIHIFGPVKKNKLLDPVTLKVGTMYSGKKLMADLAFTNMSFSTHDEKIAQVSYGTINGMIMPIEEGSTKIVLKGTYKNETYTRVLPVKVKNESGVKVGCDISAWNTAFDADKVKDYNLDFVMLRLGVSSDVDRLSRLKAIALKKAGVGMGAYWYLASEDRQSLVSVKEAEKQAKMFVRMLNNMEGRTMEYPVFLDLESMTLIHQKDAVGYLEKIVQSFVSILQKAGYKNVGIYANRNFLVNYLTSDYYKSFDKVWYARYGYAKSGPYSDGSRAYLWQTGDHYKSAVVGHKHLDLDYMYTAH, from the coding sequence ATGAAAAAGAAACTGATTTATAGCGGGGTGATTGCCCTTGTTGTCGCTGGTTTAATTGTGGCGGGCATTCATATCTTTGGCCCCGTTAAAAAGAATAAACTCTTAGATCCCGTGACCTTAAAAGTGGGGACGATGTATTCCGGTAAGAAGCTGATGGCTGATCTCGCCTTTACCAATATGTCTTTTTCTACTCATGATGAAAAGATTGCACAGGTGTCCTATGGTACGATCAATGGGATGATTATGCCAATTGAAGAAGGCAGTACCAAAATTGTTTTAAAAGGGACTTATAAAAACGAAACCTATACGCGCGTTTTACCAGTGAAGGTGAAAAATGAGAGCGGCGTGAAAGTCGGCTGTGATATTTCTGCCTGGAATACGGCTTTTGATGCTGATAAAGTGAAAGATTATAATTTAGATTTTGTGATGTTAAGACTAGGGGTATCCAGTGATGTTGATCGCTTAAGCCGCTTAAAGGCCATCGCTTTAAAGAAAGCGGGGGTCGGAATGGGGGCTTACTGGTATTTAGCAAGTGAAGATCGGCAAAGCTTAGTCAGCGTGAAAGAAGCAGAAAAACAAGCTAAGATGTTTGTCCGTATGCTTAATAATATGGAAGGGCGAACGATGGAATATCCGGTTTTTCTCGACTTGGAATCAATGACCCTGATTCATCAGAAAGATGCCGTCGGCTATCTGGAAAAGATTGTCCAAAGTTTCGTTAGCATTTTACAAAAGGCCGGTTATAAGAATGTAGGCATTTATGCCAATCGTAATTTCTTAGTCAACTATCTGACCTCTGATTACTACAAATCATTTGATAAAGTCTGGTATGCCCGCTATGGCTACGCCAAAAGCGGACCTTACAGCGATGGTTCACGCGCTTACTTATGGCAGACCGGTGATCATTATAAGAGCGCTGTGGTTGGTCATAAGCATTTGGATCTGGATTATATGTATACTGCTCATTAA
- a CDS encoding dipeptidase: MKVFDMHCDTLTEMTRRLEQDPSFSFDANDMHIDLAKLKQGDYALQNFAVFTYLKDSENPMYHMLKNVDTFYRLMDSYELLSPVTTYNEILSNMKEGKISCMLTIEEGAVFNHDLALLRDYYRLGVRMAALSWNFPNGITHPNFSEGDGYHTYDDVHGLTDFGKACVKEMERLGMIIDVSHMSDRCFYDVYELTEKPFVASHSNARAVTDHARNMSDDMILKLASRGGVMGINYSSHFLNESGQADVSDLVRHITYIRDLAGIDVIGLGSDFDGITSGGLPDASALPRLAKALRQVHFSDEDIEKIFYKNVLRVYKDVLKK; this comes from the coding sequence ATGAAAGTCTTTGATATGCACTGTGATACTTTAACTGAAATGACCAGACGTCTTGAGCAGGATCCGTCATTCTCTTTTGATGCTAATGATATGCATATTGATTTAGCGAAACTGAAACAAGGCGATTACGCTTTGCAGAATTTTGCCGTCTTTACGTATTTAAAGGATTCCGAAAATCCGATGTATCACATGTTAAAAAATGTCGATACCTTTTATCGCTTGATGGACTCGTATGAGCTATTATCTCCGGTGACAACTTATAACGAGATCCTCAGCAACATGAAAGAAGGAAAAATCTCCTGTATGTTAACGATTGAAGAAGGCGCTGTTTTCAATCACGATTTAGCTTTATTAAGAGATTATTACCGTTTAGGCGTGCGGATGGCGGCCTTAAGCTGGAATTTCCCTAATGGTATTACCCATCCTAACTTTAGTGAGGGAGATGGCTATCATACCTATGATGATGTTCATGGCCTGACTGATTTTGGAAAAGCCTGCGTTAAGGAAATGGAGCGATTAGGGATGATCATCGATGTATCCCATATGAGTGATCGCTGCTTTTACGACGTGTATGAATTAACTGAAAAACCGTTTGTGGCTTCACATTCCAATGCCCGCGCCGTTACTGATCATGCCCGCAATATGAGTGATGATATGATTTTAAAATTAGCTAGCCGCGGCGGCGTAATGGGCATCAACTATTCCTCTCATTTCTTAAATGAGAGCGGCCAGGCGGATGTTTCTGATTTAGTGCGTCATATCACTTATATTCGCGATTTAGCCGGTATTGATGTGATTGGCTTAGGCAGTGACTTTGATGGGATCACCTCAGGCGGCCTGCCAGATGCGAGCGCTTTGCCAAGACTTGCGAAGGCGCTGCGTCAGGTGCATTTTAGCGACGAGGACATTGAAAAGATTTTCTATAAGAATGTTTTGCGTGTCTACAAAGATGTCCTTAAAAAGTAG
- a CDS encoding rhodanese-like domain-containing protein, producing the protein MLFGKKKEIKSLDINEGYQRFLKDERILLLCADEDYIFEKRHPKGAQCLPLRIIDQQAKDQLESQDILYLYANKKGTSYEAVKRLTKQGFEAYDLGSLVAFTGPEEGLAVKGKRSKHKDHNH; encoded by the coding sequence ATGCTGTTTGGAAAGAAAAAGGAGATTAAGAGTCTAGATATTAATGAAGGGTATCAACGCTTTTTAAAGGATGAACGGATTTTATTGCTGTGCGCTGATGAAGATTATATTTTCGAAAAGCGTCATCCCAAAGGGGCGCAGTGTTTGCCGCTGCGCATTATTGATCAGCAGGCCAAAGATCAGCTAGAGAGTCAGGATATTCTTTATCTGTATGCCAATAAGAAAGGAACTTCTTATGAAGCGGTTAAGAGATTAACCAAACAAGGCTTTGAGGCTTATGATTTAGGTTCCTTGGTTGCTTTTACGGGACCGGAAGAAGGCTTAGCAGTCAAAGGAAAACGCAGTAAACATAAGGATCACAACCACTAA
- a CDS encoding amino acid permease translates to MDQSKRIKWSTLAFMAFSTVWGFGNVLNGFIYFNGIQVIFSWILMFALYFVPYALMVGELGSAFKEAGGGVSSWIHETMGPKMAYYAGFTYWACHITYIASKGSGGLKALSWVIFRNAETFASFKPWAIQLATLGVFLLFCYIASRGLTPLKALTSIAGTSMFVMSLLYIVMMFAAPAINPGAHFASLDFSLKNLVPQFNVKYFTSLSILVFAVGGCEKISPYVNKLEKPEKEFPRSMITLAIMVAVCAILGTIAMGLMFDPKDIMKNFDAYNANGSYWAFQKLGQYYHMGDLLMIIYAICNAIGQFSTLILSIDAPLRMLLDNEDARQFIPKKLLKQNKYGAYVNGIWLVVILSGAIILVQGFVPNADVILTQLTKLNSVAMTLRYLWVFLAYIALRNATNYAKFKPEYRAFKSQAVAKFFGIWCFVVTAACDIMGMYDTDTFTMVLKIITPLILFALGLIMPAIAKHEQA, encoded by the coding sequence ATGGATCAATCGAAACGAATCAAATGGTCGACTCTTGCATTCATGGCCTTCTCTACCGTTTGGGGATTTGGTAACGTCTTAAACGGCTTTATCTATTTCAACGGTATTCAGGTCATCTTCAGCTGGATCCTGATGTTCGCCCTCTATTTCGTGCCTTATGCCTTAATGGTTGGTGAACTTGGTTCAGCATTCAAGGAAGCTGGCGGCGGCGTCAGTTCCTGGATCCACGAAACCATGGGTCCAAAAATGGCATACTATGCCGGATTTACTTACTGGGCATGCCATATCACTTATATCGCCTCAAAGGGATCAGGCGGTTTAAAAGCATTATCATGGGTAATTTTCCGCAATGCGGAAACATTTGCGTCTTTTAAACCATGGGCGATTCAGTTAGCCACCTTAGGTGTCTTCTTATTATTCTGTTATATCGCATCACGTGGTTTAACGCCTTTAAAAGCTTTAACATCGATTGCCGGGACATCAATGTTTGTCATGTCCTTACTTTACATCGTGATGATGTTTGCGGCCCCAGCGATCAACCCTGGTGCGCACTTTGCATCATTAGACTTTTCGTTAAAGAACTTAGTCCCACAATTTAACGTCAAATACTTTACGTCTTTATCAATTCTTGTCTTTGCGGTAGGGGGCTGTGAAAAGATTTCCCCTTACGTCAATAAACTCGAGAAACCAGAAAAGGAATTCCCAAGATCAATGATCACCTTAGCGATCATGGTCGCCGTCTGCGCGATCCTAGGAACCATTGCCATGGGCCTGATGTTCGATCCAAAAGACATCATGAAAAACTTTGATGCTTATAATGCGAACGGTTCTTACTGGGCTTTCCAGAAATTAGGTCAGTATTATCATATGGGTGACTTATTAATGATTATCTACGCTATCTGTAATGCCATCGGTCAGTTCTCAACCCTGATCCTGTCCATCGATGCGCCATTAAGAATGTTATTAGATAACGAAGATGCGCGTCAGTTCATTCCAAAGAAATTATTAAAACAAAACAAATATGGCGCTTATGTCAACGGGATCTGGTTAGTCGTTATCTTATCTGGAGCGATCATCTTAGTCCAGGGCTTCGTACCAAATGCGGATGTCATCTTAACCCAGCTGACAAAATTAAACTCCGTCGCTATGACGCTGCGTTACTTATGGGTATTCTTAGCCTACATTGCCTTAAGAAACGCAACCAACTATGCGAAGTTTAAACCAGAATATCGTGCTTTCAAATCACAGGCCGTTGCCAAATTCTTCGGCATCTGGTGTTTTGTCGTCACAGCAGCCTGCGATATTATGGGGATGTATGATACGGATACCTTCACCATGGTATTAAAGATCATCACCCCGCTCATCTTATTCGCTTTAGGTTTAATCATGCCAGCCATCGCGAAACACGAACAAGCTTAA
- a CDS encoding DUF1294 domain-containing protein: MIYYLVIINIIGYVLFYVDKQKAIRHQWRIPEKTLFLAALLGGSLGCIAGMYRFRHKTKHWYFVYGMPAIFIAQCIIAYYVNIFDH; this comes from the coding sequence ATGATTTACTACCTTGTTATTATTAACATCATCGGTTATGTTCTCTTTTACGTCGACAAGCAGAAAGCCATCCGCCACCAGTGGCGCATTCCTGAAAAGACGCTCTTTCTCGCCGCGCTGCTAGGCGGCAGTTTGGGCTGCATCGCCGGAATGTATCGCTTCCGCCATAAAACCAAACACTGGTATTTTGTTTATGGGATGCCTGCGATCTTTATTGCCCAGTGTATCATTGCCTATTATGTCAATATCTTTGATCATTAA
- a CDS encoding HAD hydrolase family protein — MEIFCFDVDGTLRDNRAHEVSASTQRTLAQLHGAGHKLIVSTGRGLDSLKRTQIFEIAPWDGFVINNGQLVLDGNLNVLEEHVFDPQSVIETIAIADALGYAVTLKKKERLITKKPDEYVYTTQKYFGNVIPPVGRYNGHDDVYAMCLFGPLGYDYEPFTHVKGVDVAPGMSTYADATIAGVSKATGNNVFVKKYGADGYIAFGDSQNDLKMFEGAKLSICMGNGDPLTKKAASYVTDDIDHDGIEKACLHFHFIKEEE, encoded by the coding sequence ATGGAAATATTTTGTTTTGATGTTGATGGCACGCTGCGCGATAATCGTGCCCACGAAGTCAGCGCCTCGACGCAGCGCACTCTCGCACAGCTGCACGGGGCGGGTCATAAATTAATTGTCTCGACGGGACGAGGTCTCGATTCTCTGAAACGGACGCAGATTTTCGAGATTGCCCCATGGGACGGCTTTGTCATTAATAATGGCCAGCTGGTTTTAGATGGGAATTTAAATGTGCTAGAAGAACATGTCTTCGATCCCCAGAGCGTGATCGAGACAATCGCTATTGCTGATGCGTTAGGTTACGCGGTGACCCTTAAAAAGAAAGAACGGTTAATTACTAAAAAGCCAGATGAATATGTTTATACAACGCAAAAGTATTTTGGCAATGTGATTCCGCCAGTAGGCCGTTATAACGGTCATGATGATGTCTATGCGATGTGCTTATTTGGCCCATTAGGCTATGATTATGAACCTTTTACCCACGTTAAAGGGGTGGATGTGGCACCAGGCATGTCAACGTATGCGGATGCGACGATTGCTGGGGTTTCCAAAGCGACTGGCAATAACGTCTTTGTGAAGAAATATGGCGCTGACGGCTATATCGCCTTTGGCGATAGTCAGAATGATTTAAAAATGTTTGAAGGGGCGAAACTGAGTATCTGCATGGGGAATGGTGATCCCCTTACCAAAAAGGCCGCGAGCTATGTGACCGATGATATTGATCATGATGGCATTGAAAAGGCTTGTTTACATTTTCACTTTATTAAGGAGGAAGAGTAA
- a CDS encoding MATE family efflux transporter, with protein sequence MNDQKTFLGTEPIGKLLLKLAIPTVIAQVVNMLYNIVDRIYIGHIPHTGALALTGLGVCMPIILIVTAFAAFVASGGAPKASIAMGKNDYDEAEKILGNCITLQFIISLSLMIILKFTGKDLLIFFGASKNTLPYAMSYMRIYILGTLFVELTLGLNAFITAQGFATTGMATVLIGAITNIVLDPIFIFGFHMGVQGAALATILSQGLSCIWVVLFLRSKKSIFKIKAKYLKPEASIILPCLGLGASTFVMQSSESIILLCFNSSLLKYGGDLSVGAMTILSSIMQFALLPLQGLAQGAQPITSYNFGARNSDRVKESFFKLLKASLFYSSILWLLIMAFPKIFASLFSSDAQLMNYTASILRIYCGALILMGIQIPCQMTFVSIGNAKASIFLAVLRKFILLIPLIYLLPHLLPNKAIAVYTAEPVADILAMTTTCIVFFLQFRKVLKELKRDA encoded by the coding sequence ATGAATGATCAGAAAACATTTTTAGGTACAGAGCCGATTGGCAAACTCTTACTTAAGCTGGCAATTCCGACAGTTATCGCCCAGGTCGTCAATATGCTTTACAACATTGTCGATCGTATATATATCGGTCATATTCCGCACACCGGCGCCCTTGCTTTAACCGGCTTAGGCGTCTGTATGCCCATTATTTTAATCGTCACCGCCTTTGCGGCCTTCGTCGCCTCTGGCGGCGCGCCGAAAGCTTCGATTGCGATGGGCAAAAATGATTACGACGAAGCAGAAAAGATTCTCGGTAACTGTATCACCCTGCAGTTCATCATTTCCCTTTCCCTGATGATCATTTTAAAATTTACCGGCAAAGATTTACTGATCTTCTTTGGTGCCAGCAAAAACACTTTGCCTTATGCCATGAGCTATATGCGGATTTATATCTTAGGGACGCTCTTTGTGGAACTGACTTTAGGTTTAAATGCCTTTATCACAGCGCAGGGCTTTGCGACGACAGGCATGGCCACGGTTTTAATTGGGGCCATTACCAACATTGTTCTTGATCCGATTTTTATCTTCGGTTTTCATATGGGTGTCCAGGGCGCCGCTTTAGCGACGATTCTTTCCCAGGGTCTTTCCTGTATTTGGGTGGTGCTCTTTTTAAGAAGTAAGAAATCCATCTTCAAGATTAAAGCAAAGTACCTCAAGCCGGAGGCTTCAATCATTCTGCCCTGTTTAGGCTTAGGCGCTTCCACCTTCGTGATGCAGTCGAGTGAAAGTATCATTCTCTTATGCTTTAACTCTTCCCTGCTTAAATATGGTGGCGATTTATCTGTCGGCGCGATGACGATTTTATCATCCATCATGCAGTTTGCCCTCCTGCCTTTACAAGGTTTAGCCCAAGGCGCTCAGCCAATTACCAGTTATAACTTTGGGGCGCGTAATAGCGATCGCGTGAAAGAAAGTTTCTTTAAGCTATTAAAAGCCAGCCTGTTTTACAGCAGTATTCTTTGGCTGCTGATTATGGCTTTCCCAAAAATCTTTGCCAGTCTCTTCTCTTCCGATGCCCAGTTAATGAATTATACCGCTTCAATCTTACGTATTTACTGCGGGGCCTTAATCCTCATGGGGATTCAGATTCCCTGTCAGATGACTTTTGTGTCGATCGGCAATGCGAAAGCTTCCATCTTCTTAGCGGTCTTACGTAAGTTCATCTTACTGATCCCGCTCATCTATCTTTTACCCCATCTTTTACCAAACAAAGCGATCGCTGTCTATACAGCAGAACCGGTAGCGGATATTTTAGCGATGACAACCACTTGTATTGTCTTCTTCTTACAATTTAGAAAAGTACTCAAAGAGCTTAAACGTGACGCCTAA
- a CDS encoding transglutaminase domain-containing protein, whose product MKDLGRYLNKFITAALICLAVIVTSVYDGHFNTEAKITYIKTLKIARGNSYKLTIKGKKGKIKWSTNKKKVATVSRGGKVTAKAKGTAKVTGKLANKKYITTVTVYNGASSSGNVRLTDVSSGSGDSVTINGDSASALTQLGQAIANRDTTITVALNETASAGQLTSQLFGVSNNYVNDYDYFSLRSYSYSATTSDTTTITYNISYRITKSYNDAFKSRLKSTMASLHLSGSHRDKIKKIHDYIVNHTDYVDGGYTAYNALIDGGAVCEGYALLFYEMCQEAGIDCRVVSGTAYGSRGEGNHAWNVVKDGDTWYNMDVTWDDTTDSMNYFMKSNSAFPKHYPDSRSNTFLNGLNRA is encoded by the coding sequence ATGAAGGATTTGGGTCGCTACTTAAACAAATTCATAACCGCCGCGCTGATCTGTTTGGCAGTGATCGTGACTTCTGTCTATGATGGACATTTTAATACAGAAGCGAAAATCACTTACATTAAGACCCTGAAGATTGCGCGTGGCAATTCTTACAAACTGACAATTAAAGGGAAAAAGGGTAAGATCAAATGGTCTACCAATAAGAAAAAGGTGGCTACGGTCAGCCGTGGCGGGAAGGTCACCGCTAAGGCGAAAGGTACTGCGAAAGTGACAGGTAAACTCGCCAACAAAAAATACATTACGACGGTTACTGTCTATAATGGCGCTTCTTCTAGCGGTAACGTCCGTCTGACAGATGTCAGCAGCGGCAGCGGGGATAGTGTTACGATTAACGGCGACAGCGCCTCAGCTTTAACGCAGTTAGGACAGGCGATTGCCAATCGTGATACAACGATTACCGTGGCCTTAAATGAAACCGCATCAGCGGGGCAGTTAACGTCTCAGTTATTTGGTGTTTCGAATAACTACGTCAATGATTATGATTATTTCTCATTGCGTTCTTATTCTTATTCTGCCACAACATCGGATACGACAACGATTACTTATAATATCAGCTACCGTATTACGAAGAGTTATAACGATGCTTTTAAATCACGTTTAAAGAGTACGATGGCCTCATTACATTTATCAGGCTCTCATCGTGATAAGATCAAAAAGATTCATGATTACATCGTCAATCATACCGATTATGTTGATGGCGGCTATACTGCTTATAATGCTTTAATTGATGGTGGTGCTGTCTGTGAAGGCTATGCCTTATTATTCTATGAAATGTGTCAGGAAGCCGGTATTGACTGCCGCGTTGTCAGCGGGACGGCTTATGGTTCACGTGGGGAAGGGAACCATGCCTGGAATGTCGTTAAAGATGGTGATACCTGGTATAATATGGATGTGACTTGGGATGATACGACTGATTCGATGAATTATTTCATGAAATCGAATAGTGCTTTCCCTAAACATTATCCAGATAGTCGTTCTAATACTTTCCTGAATGGCTTAAATCGTGCTTAA
- a CDS encoding aminotransferase class I/II-fold pyridoxal phosphate-dependent enzyme, translating into MKPYVEMSKEELTAEYEALKASYQSYVDRHLSLNMARGKPGSDQLDLSRGMLDVINSASDLTASDGTDARNYGCLDGLPEAKKLLGDMMDSDPEDVIVYGNSSLNIMYDQIARSYTFGVMGNTPWCQLDGPVKWLCPVPGYDRHFGITEFFGIEMINIPMHEDGPDMDAVEAFVKDPAVKGIWCVPKYSNPGGVVYSDEVIDRFAHLQPAAKDFRIYWDNAYCIHHLYEEIDIPDILKACKEAGHPDLVYKFGSTSKITFPGAGIAALATSPNNKKDILNQMKHQTIGHDKLNQLRHVRFFGDLNGLKEHMKKHADLIRPKFEAVEKTLNEQLGGLEVGTWTNPKGGYFISFTGLDGTAQEIVAKMKEAGVVMTGAGATYPYHKDPHDSNIRIAPTLPPLDEIALAAEIFATVVKLVSAEKLLAQK; encoded by the coding sequence ATGAAACCTTATGTGGAAATGAGTAAAGAAGAACTCACAGCAGAATATGAAGCCTTAAAAGCATCTTATCAATCTTATGTCGATCGTCACCTTTCATTAAATATGGCCCGTGGCAAACCTGGCAGTGACCAGTTAGATTTATCAAGAGGGATGTTAGATGTCATTAACAGCGCTTCTGATTTAACTGCCTCTGACGGCACGGATGCCCGTAACTATGGCTGCCTGGATGGGCTGCCTGAAGCGAAGAAACTGCTTGGTGATATGATGGATAGTGATCCAGAAGATGTCATCGTTTATGGGAACTCTTCTTTAAATATTATGTATGATCAGATTGCTCGCAGTTATACTTTCGGGGTCATGGGCAATACCCCATGGTGTCAGTTAGATGGCCCGGTTAAATGGTTATGTCCAGTACCTGGCTATGATCGTCATTTTGGTATTACTGAATTCTTCGGAATTGAAATGATCAATATCCCAATGCATGAGGATGGACCAGATATGGACGCCGTTGAAGCATTTGTGAAAGATCCTGCGGTGAAAGGAATCTGGTGTGTGCCTAAGTATTCGAATCCCGGCGGCGTTGTGTATAGTGATGAAGTCATTGATCGCTTCGCACATTTACAGCCAGCGGCGAAAGATTTCCGTATTTACTGGGATAATGCATACTGCATTCATCATCTTTATGAAGAAATCGATATCCCGGATATCCTCAAAGCCTGCAAGGAAGCAGGTCATCCAGATTTAGTCTATAAATTTGGTTCAACTTCTAAGATTACTTTCCCAGGAGCAGGGATTGCAGCCTTAGCCACTTCGCCAAACAATAAGAAAGATATCTTAAATCAGATGAAACATCAGACAATTGGTCATGATAAATTAAATCAGTTACGTCATGTTCGTTTCTTTGGCGATCTCAATGGCTTAAAGGAACATATGAAGAAACATGCGGATCTTATTCGTCCAAAGTTTGAAGCAGTGGAAAAGACTTTAAATGAACAGTTAGGCGGCTTAGAAGTCGGCACTTGGACCAATCCTAAAGGCGGCTATTTCATTTCCTTTACCGGGTTAGATGGCACCGCGCAAGAGATCGTCGCAAAGATGAAAGAAGCCGGCGTTGTGATGACCGGAGCGGGGGCGACTTATCCTTATCATAAGGATCCACATGACAGCAATATCCGTATTGCCCCAACCCTGCCGCCACTTGATGAAATTGCCTTGGCAGCGGAAATTTTTGCGACTGTCGTAAAGTTAGTCAGCGCTGAAAAACTGCTTGCCCAGAAGTAA
- a CDS encoding HPr family phosphocarrier protein has product MSRSAKVIITNPVGLYAAPAEKLVDFVKQFNSDISLTYAGRTVNLKSLMGVVSLGIPKKAEVVITAEGYDENKAVREIQDEMHKLELI; this is encoded by the coding sequence ATGTCTCGATCTGCAAAAGTGATAATTACGAATCCTGTTGGCCTCTATGCAGCCCCAGCAGAAAAACTCGTTGATTTTGTCAAACAGTTTAATAGTGATATTTCATTAACTTATGCGGGAAGAACAGTTAACCTCAAATCCCTCATGGGTGTCGTTTCTTTAGGGATTCCTAAAAAAGCGGAAGTCGTGATCACGGCAGAAGGCTATGATGAAAACAAGGCTGTGCGTGAAATTCAGGATGAGATGCATAAGTTAGAATTGATTTGA
- a CDS encoding MarR family winged helix-turn-helix transcriptional regulator produces MFTAYDVHALTELILEKYTLAMKPLSKELHIPLKAVEILMFLANNPEHASAKEICDSLHMKSGIVSVHIDRLVEDGYLTRETSHADRRLISLRVTSKATPIKLKGQALQKQFLSDAFAGMSEEELTAFHQSIEKIVDNLQGMEG; encoded by the coding sequence ATGTTTACAGCTTATGATGTGCATGCACTCACTGAACTGATCTTAGAAAAATATACCTTAGCGATGAAGCCTTTAAGCAAAGAATTACACATTCCTTTAAAGGCCGTAGAAATTCTGATGTTTCTTGCCAACAATCCAGAACATGCGTCGGCAAAAGAAATTTGTGATTCTCTGCATATGAAATCAGGGATTGTCTCAGTTCATATTGATCGTCTGGTCGAAGACGGCTATTTGACGAGAGAGACATCCCACGCTGACCGGCGACTGATTTCTTTGCGTGTAACCAGCAAAGCCACACCCATCAAATTAAAAGGACAAGCCTTACAAAAGCAGTTTCTAAGCGATGCCTTTGCCGGGATGAGCGAGGAAGAATTAACTGCCTTTCATCAAAGCATCGAAAAAATTGTCGATAATTTACAAGGCATGGAGGGGTGA
- a CDS encoding M18 family aminopeptidase, whose protein sequence is MYQEVSKQLLDFLAHSPTAFQAVDNMRTILKDHDFEELTEGSAWSLTPGHNYFVTRNNSSIIAFKLGRDLSQYSFNIATAHSDSPSYKLKENYELEVVDHHYMQLNTEGYGGMIDSSWFDRPLSVAGRVLVRSGDEIVTRLVNIDRDLLMIPNVAIHMNRKVNDGFSYNKQVDLLPLLGGSETKPGDLQAIIAKALEISEKDIIGTDLFLYNRQQPSIWGAHNEFISAGHLDDLQCAFSALQALLAGYNDRSIDVMAIFDNEEVGSGTKQGADSTFLYDTLTRINSALGKTPEDYLRAIASSFMLSADNAHAVHPNHPEHTDQTNCVYMNEGVVVKQHAGQKYCSDGVSIALFKEFAKQANVPLQFFANRSDKAGGSTLGNISQAHVSLNSVDIGLPQLAMHSAYETAGIKDTYYMIEVMKEVFNAHIEEISASRLKVTH, encoded by the coding sequence ATGTATCAAGAAGTTTCAAAACAATTATTAGACTTTTTAGCGCATTCCCCAACCGCTTTTCAGGCTGTAGACAATATGCGCACCATCTTAAAAGATCATGACTTTGAAGAATTAACCGAAGGATCCGCATGGTCTTTAACCCCTGGTCATAACTATTTCGTCACCCGTAATAATTCCAGCATCATCGCTTTCAAGCTCGGGAGAGACTTATCGCAGTATTCCTTCAACATTGCGACTGCGCATAGCGATTCCCCTTCTTATAAGCTGAAAGAAAACTACGAATTAGAAGTAGTGGATCACCACTATATGCAGTTAAATACCGAAGGCTATGGCGGCATGATTGACAGCAGCTGGTTCGATCGTCCCCTCTCCGTTGCCGGCCGCGTCTTAGTGCGCAGCGGGGATGAAATTGTCACCAGACTTGTCAATATCGATCGAGACTTATTAATGATTCCAAATGTGGCCATTCATATGAACCGTAAGGTCAATGATGGTTTCAGCTACAACAAGCAGGTGGACTTATTGCCATTACTAGGCGGCAGTGAAACCAAACCAGGCGACTTACAGGCAATCATTGCAAAGGCTTTAGAGATCAGCGAAAAAGACATCATCGGCACCGATTTATTCTTATACAACCGCCAGCAGCCAAGTATCTGGGGCGCTCATAATGAATTTATCTCAGCTGGTCACTTAGATGATTTGCAGTGTGCCTTCAGTGCCCTGCAGGCATTATTAGCTGGTTATAACGATCGTTCCATCGATGTGATGGCCATCTTTGATAACGAAGAAGTCGGTTCCGGCACCAAACAAGGGGCAGATTCGACCTTCTTATATGATACCTTAACGCGCATCAATAGCGCTTTAGGCAAAACGCCGGAAGATTACTTACGGGCCATTGCCAGCAGCTTTATGTTATCAGCGGATAACGCTCATGCCGTTCATCCCAATCACCCTGAGCATACCGATCAAACCAACTGTGTCTACATGAATGAAGGGGTTGTCGTTAAGCAGCACGCTGGTCAGAAATACTGCTCAGACGGCGTATCTATTGCCTTATTCAAAGAATTTGCGAAACAGGCTAATGTCCCATTACAGTTCTTTGCCAACCGCTCTGATAAAGCCGGCGGATCAACCTTAGGCAATATCTCTCAGGCCCATGTCTCACTTAATTCCGTCGACATCGGCTTACCTCAGTTAGCCATGCATTCCGCCTATGAAACAGCCGGCATCAAAGATACCTACTATATGATTGAAGTGATGAAAGAAGTTTTCAATGCCCACATTGAAGAAATCAGCGCTTCCCGCTTAAAGGTTACCCATTAA